In Lolium perenne isolate Kyuss_39 chromosome 5, Kyuss_2.0, whole genome shotgun sequence, the sequence tttcatattattcaagctacacaagtgaaaggcaataatgacgatctacgataattcgactgtggtgagaggctggtatgaactctatttgttttcatttttgtacatatactcatccatgtgagcatgcttagttggttcatgtgaggtgtatgtcatttaagaaagtctagtagttcatgatctctcatgtttagctccaatttattaatatgagtagcatgtcatggatgtttgtttgaattgttttattcataaataggtatgacattgtggtatcctcctctgaataattcatttgaatcgacttggcacatgctcacacatgtatatgactgaacaaaagtcaattaagcctcgatgatttacattgcttcagagttcttgtatcacttttatgcctccgttaatttattttgccgcaagcatgattatgacagtgactgctctcttgatttgtcgctccccagtctattgctagccttcacttgtactgagcaggaacgctgctcgtgcttccaaacccctgaaaaccaagttgttccaaagtgtccaccataaatacctatgcatggcatttcaaaccattccaagtaaattctcatgcgctacctttaaaccttcaaaatgcttctcaatttgtgtaatgttttatagctcatgaggaagtatgtggtgtttatctttcaaccttgtcatttacattTGACGGACttccataataagagctggcaacggggtgcccagccccaattaataacttcattaataattctcttcacatgttttgctctgattcatcagtaagcaacttaattttgcaaatagacactcctccatggtatgagattgatggaaggcacccgaggattcggttagccatggcttgtgtaagcaaaggttggggggagtgtcactcataataaaaactaaagtacatgtgtaaacaaaagagaagagggatgatctaccttgctggtagaaataacgtccttcatgggagccgctcttgaaagtctggttggcgaggtagttggtgtacccattaccattcgttgacaacaacaaacacctctaaaaataattttactcctgttttaaaaatgaaaagctctagcgcatgttaatccctgcttccctctgcgaagggtcaatcttttactttcatgttgtgtcaccattctttctttgagcactttcttgagagcacaactgtcattcttagtataatatgcttgtcccaaaaatatgattgactgtggtataactttgatgcttttatctttgacaatctctatttctagtctttctatgaacctcagaggtgcctgggcatttatgttttgctgttcaaattcgggcaagcgagataccactttatcatatccttttatgaacattgcaatcctgctgatagacatgattcatgatgattattattaatttgttggtacctttccatgattgacatagctattagatgatcttatttgcatgtatcttattatgaactgcctaagtgttagccatatcatgagaatatttacatcatatgagcaaatgtgttcgtgaaagttcttttatcgcactcagttgttaaccgaattgcttgaggacaagcaataagctaagcttggggggagttgatacgtccaaaacgtatctactttcccgaacacttttgctattgttttgcctctaatttgtgtattttggatacaactaacacggactaacgctgtttttagcagaattgctctggtgtcttgtttttgtgcagaaattcaactttcgggaaaatcctcggaatttatgccaaagtgcctattttaccagaagactcacagagccagaagggcaagccaggtggaggcccgagggccccacacactaggccggcgcggcccaggaggggggcgcgccgccctagcgtgtggccccctcggctggcctccgacgccctcctctggactacttaaaggtttcgatctaaaaacgcgagacgggaagtcgaagtcgccagaaaccctccagaacgccgccacatcgcgaaactccgtctcggggaccagaaactccgttctggcactccgccgggacggggaattggaggagatcatcgccatcatcaccaccgacgcctctccatcgaccagccatgcttcccccatccatgtgtgagtaattcccccgctgtaggctgaaggggatggtagggattggatgagattggtcatgtaatagcataagattgttagggcatagtgcctacggTCCGTAATTGgtattttgatgatattgttgcaacttgttatgcttaatgcttgtcactagggcccgagttccatgatctcagatctgaacatgttattatttcatcatgatatgcattgttttatgatcttacctgcaagttgtatacacatgtcgctgtccggaacccgaggccccgaagtgatagaaatcgggacaaccggaggggaaggcggtgatgtgaggatcacatgtgttcacggagtgttaatgctttgctccggtactctattaaaaggactaccttaatatccagtagattccctagaggcccggttgccaccggctggtaggacaaaagatgttgtgcaagtttctcattgcgagcacgtacgactatatacggaacacatgcctatggattgctttgtacttggacaccgctttattattatctgcaaatgccctgctttgattgttacatgagtttctctcatccatgcaacgctcgtcatccatccctgtgcctacagtattttaatcctgctgtttactataatcactactgctgtctttgttactctgctgctgttatttcaccactgctactgctataaaactgttactactgataaactcttacgagcaagtctgtttccaggtgcagctgaattgacaactccgctgttaaggctttcaagtattctttgtctccccttgtgtcgaatcaataaattgggttttacttcccgcgaagactgttgcgatcccctatacttgtgggtcatcagccaggAAGTGAAATTCTTCCCATTTTTAATCCATCTTTTTCTTACGCCCAATACGCCAGTGAATTCCAGGCAAGATATGAAACGTATACTTGGTATTGCCGTGGAAGCTTTTAGTGAACGTTATCTTGGGCTCCCAACTGCAGTGGGCAGGGTCACGAGTTGAACGTTTGACCATATTGGAGAAAGATCTGGAAGCAAGATGCAAGGTTGGtcggagaaacatttagcatgtgCAGCACGGGAAATTCTCCTGAAGGTAGTCATACAATCGATCCCTACTTTGAGCATGATGTgttttctcttgacaaagaaagtgTGTAAGAGTCTGGCTTCAGTGATAGCTAAATACTGGTGGAGTAGCTCTTTGGATAGGAAATCCATGCACTGGATCTCCTGGAAAAATTTATCAAGCCAAAGATGAAGGGTGGAATGGGTTTCCGCGATCTACACTTATTCAACCTGGCGTTgttggggaagcatggctggaggTTCATGACAAACACAAGTTCCCTGTGTGCTAGAGTGTTGAAAGGGCGTTACTTCCCTAGTTGTGATTTTATGGCTGCCACTATCCCACGTTCTAATTCGGCGACTTGGAGAGCGATTGTGGCTGGCAGGAAAGCTTTGCAGACAGGTTTGATTAAGAGAGTGAGGGATGGATCTTCAATCTCTATCTGGACTGATAAATGGATTCCTGAGTCTATTTACATGTCCCCTATATGAAACCTGCTGATACTAAACTTGTGAAACCAAGTGAGCTGGTTACTGTGGACCAGCTTATTGATTCAGATAATTGGACCTGGCGAAGGTCCTTGATCAGGTCAGTGTTCCTAGCGCCGGATGTGGAGGCTATCCTTAATATTTCTTTGCGCAATGGTGGAGGTGAGGATTTTTTCGCATGGAATCATGAAAGATCAGGAGTCTATTCTGTCAAATCAGCGTACCGTGCTCTAGTGAATCAGAACGAGCGTGCAGCTCTAGCCGAAGGGACGGCTACAGGAACCTCATAGAATGAGCAACAGATGTGGACTTCTCTTTGGAAGTTGAAGGTCGTGCCGAAGGTTCGGGTGTTTTGGTGGCGAGTTATTCGTGGAATTCTGCCAGATGAATGCACCCTCAAACGGAGGCACATCAGGGAAATAAGCAGATGCAATGTTTGCTTGGCTATGGAGGAGGACTTGATGCATGCTTTGATCAAGTGTCCTCATGCACAACGGTTGTGGAACGAGGCTGCTACATGCCTTGATGTTCGTCTACCGCGATTGCACCCTAATACCTGGGCTCAAGGTATACTTTGCGACCCAAGGGTTTTGGATGAAGACAGGGCTAAAATTATCACGGTTATGTGGTCTATTTGGCATTCTCGGAATAAGTGGAAACATGAGGGTGAAGCAATTGATCCAAAGTGATCTCCATGAAGTTAACTAGGGAGGCTCTTGCGCTCTTGGAGGTTCCAAAGAAGTAGATTATTCTGCGTGGTCATGGATGGCGTCCTCCGGATGAGGGTTTTGTCGTTGTCAATACTGACGTGCAATCAGTTCTGGGGATGGCAATGGAGGGGGAGGTGGTGTTGCAAGATCTACCCGTCGGTTGGTTGGTGCGTGGTGTAAGCCGCTGCCAGGGATCTCGGATCCGTTGATCGCTGAATGTTTGTCCTTGCGTTGCGTGAAGGTGTTGTATTCGCCAAACTCAGGAGCCTCACCTATGTGCCAAGCGTGCTTGCACATTGCGTGTCACCGAGAGTTGGATGGTCGAGACTCGTAGCTTCCTGGTCAGTAGCCTGATTGTCTAGCGAATGCCTTTGGTTAATAAAGCTCTTCTaaattccctgcaaaaaatctatacctaataataaagagagAAGCGTTTCCTCGGTTTGGTCCGTATgatctaaggtttctgccaaaaagtttcgtcaacgcttttttttgaaccgttttgccctcccacaaaATCACATATAACGCACTCATGCCACATACCGGTTGGTTCTTCTATTCCCGACCGAGATCCTTCCTCTCCAGGATTCCCacccaatcgaagcctctcctcgCAGACAACGCGCATGTAGGCCGCGGGAGGACGCGCACCAAGAGCCGCGGTTGAGGAGAAACGATTCACACTGGACCCCGCATCGCGCCGGCCGCCTTCTTCCTGCGCCGCTGCGAGCGTGCCTTTCCTGGCCTCCCACTCTCTTCCGGCGAGAGACATTATAAAAAACGGTTCGCTTTGTCCATCGGTagattgctttttttttttttttgagagaaccATCGGTAGATTGCTCGACGAGTGAATCATCCCGTCGCCTGACTGGGCCGATCAAGGGCCCCGAACGTATAGGCCCTGCCGAGCGGTAGAAAGGCGAGGACACCAGTACAATCGTAAAAAATTGAGCTAAACCAATGGTTACGTACAAAGTATGCCTTTATTAGTCCCACCCCGCTTTATTGTAGGAAATCTCACCGGTATATATAGACAGATTCTTTGGATGTTAACAAGCCGATGAAGGACGGCGAGAGAGATAGAGGGATCAGCTACTCAGATGAAAGGAAACAAATAGTCGATCTTGCCGTAGAGCACCTACCTCAAGTGGGAGAGACCCCTCGGCGCATAAGAAAAAATGAGGGCAGCTAGCTGCTGACGGGAAATCGAGATGGTGACAGTTCTCGGCGCGACGAAAATTAGTGGACGGATGGATTCCCTTCTCCTGTGCGCTAACCCTTGAGCGATCCTAAGGCGGACCGCACTTCTCGAGAAGTAGCTGGTGAAAGTGATCGTGCAAGACAACTCAAAGCTACTACCTGCTCCATTGGCGCTCGCGCAAGGTCACGCTACCGACCCAGCTAAGACGCTTAGCAATAATACatttttgtatctttatttttatGCACTTAAGAGCTTCACAAGAACTTAAGATTATTTTTACGTACTCATGTATCCCATCAGATCCGAGACTGAAACTTCTCGCCATGCCCCTCCTCCCGGGTCGCCACTCACAGGCGACTTCGAAGGCGCCCCTCCAAACCCTAGAGACCGTCGCCTGGATCTCCtccggccgctgccgccgccagtGCCGGCGGTGGCGGCCACGCCTGGCCGTCGAAGACGGCGGGTGCCCCGGCGGGGCCCCTACGTGTGGAGGCGGGGCGTCATGAGCGGCGCGGTTGGCGAGTGCGGTCAGCGGCGCGGAACTTCGCGGGCCTCTGTGACGCATGGCTGGGGATCCGGAGGTGTGGCGGCACGACGTTGTGGTGGAGCCCGACGAGGTCTGCAGCGGCGAGCAGGGGGTGGAGTGGAGCGGCGGCGTCGTCGGGAGGCGACAGGACGCGGCCGGTGCTGGAGGCGGAGAAGCTCGGCCAGGGAGAGCCCTCGGCGAGCAGAGGTTCGCCGCCTCAAGCCAGGTGATGTCTGGCATCGCCCGACGGCGGGGAGCGGGAGCTGGAGTTGCAGGCCCGATCTGGTTTCCGGGCCCGATTTGGGAATGTTGGGCTGGAGCGATCTGCACGTGGGCTGGCGCCTGGAGTTGGCGAGGACCAATGCGCACAGCGTTTGCTCGTGCCAGAGTGTAGTGTGATGGCTGCGGTGCCTGGCCGggctggaggtggagatggaggttgACCGGATCTTTGAGGGGTGTGTCGGAGTGGTCTGCAGTTTTTTCCGACTTCATCGACGAGGCGTTGTGGCTTGAAGACACGACGCAGAGGTCCTTTGCGGCTTTAATCCGGTGGCGTAGCGGTCCACCGCAGTTCTTCAGGGCGCTATGCACGCCACTGCTGGCATGTTCGTGAGGACGGTTTCTAAGGTCCGACCAAGTCCCACCATTGATCTCCCTCGGATGGTGCGTTGACAAGGAAGGTTTTTTGGAGTTGTTCTTCTTCGGAGGTGCCCGTCGTCGAACGAGAAGCGGTTTTGTTCTTTACTAGACTCCTAACATGTGACTTACTTCCTTCATCTATGAATCATCCTACTGGATAGCACTTGATTACATGAAGCTCTGTTCTAGGATTTTACCTCGATGTTTTTTTCTCGatgtgaagtaaaattttgcCGACTATCTGCCGATGGTGCGCACCATAACTCCGAGATGATTTGTTTGGCGGTACATGGTTTGAAGGTTGAGGAGATTGAGAAATCTTGTTTCTATTCAAGTGAATATATCAAATCAGATTtttattaccaattgaaatagtcAATTAATTTACTTTGTCAATAGAAATAAAATTAATTTATGTTTTGTACTACACAACTAGACGAACAAGACATGAACAAAATCAACAGTTTTTTTCCTTTGCAACAAGCGGATACGTCGAACTTTTTTTCCCGGTGCAAACGCACGGGCCTTTTTGCTAGTAAAAAGATAAAGCGCGGACCCGACAAGTGGCGGTTGGGAACGGTCGCGGCACCCGGCGTCCGTGCGGCTCGTTTGTCAACGCGCAGTCGCCCCGACTTTCTTCCCCACTGCAATTCACCCAGCCAGCGACGCCTCTCTTCTCCTCCACCGCCCGCCCGCCCACACGTCCACCCCAGATTCCCCCGTCCCGCCCCGACGCGCACGCCGCCCGACACAACACCCCGCCGCGCCGATTCAGCTCCCCCGTCCCCGCCCCCAACGCCCACACACCCCACCGGCCTGGCGGCGGAGGTCCGGCCACGGCCATGAAGCCCCGGGACCTGCTCTCCCGCATCCGCcgccccttctcctcctcctcctcctccgccgcccgccgcgccgccgccgacgcgcggcgggaggaggaggacctgGAGGCCATCGCGGCGCGGGAGCAGCGCGCCTTCCGCTACGACGCGCTCCTCGCCGCCACCCGCGGGTTCAGCGCCAAACAGAAGCTCGGGGAGGGCGGGTTCGGCCCCGTCTACCGCGGCACGCTCGAGGACGGCCGCGAGGTCGCCGTCAAGCGGCTCGGCGCGGCCTCCAGGCAGGGCGCCCGCGAGTTCCGCAACGAGGCCAGCCTCCTCTCCCGCGTCCAGCACCGCAACGTCGTCAACCTGCTGGGATACTGCGCCCACGGCGCCGACGAGAAGCTCCTCGTCTACGAGTACGTGCCCAACGAGAGCCTCGATAAGATCCTCTTCTCCGGCACCAACGCTCCGCCGCACAGGGGCGGCAACAAATCGCACTGTGAGTCCCTGCTAGCTTCGAGATGTCTCCGCCCAATTCGCTCCATTTCTCTTCGCCATTACCTGCTTTTGGTTTCCAATTTCCATGCTTAATTTGGTCGACCGTACTGTTtagattgattggttggttggACGCCGAATTATCAGTTTTGCGCGTTCGATGCCTGAGTGAATTCCAAGCCCCTGCTGGCTGCTGCGATCGGAGTCTTCCGAGAGATGCGACATGCCTTGCAGGGATGCACATGGTAGACCAGCTGGACTAGTTGCTTGCTGCAATTTCTATACTACTATACTCATCCACcgatccgtttcaaaaaaaaaaaaaaaaatactcatCCACCGTGGTTGGTGGCGACATTTCGTACTAGGATGCGTTGAATGCACCGGGAAGTCAATTCAGAGTTCAGAGAGAGTTCACATAAGCCATAGCATCTGCTCACCGATTGCGTCAGCGAGGGTGTCATGCTGCCGATGCCACTCCACAACAGTACGAAGATTGCATAATAAAAGAAAAAATAAGGAAATGCTatactcatatatatatatatatatatactcgaaATTACAGATAGAATGCGCACGCCTGTGCTGCTCAGTCTGGCTGCTGACTGAGTGCAGACACTTTTGGCCCGTGGAATGTGGCACCACCACAACCATACTATCATGGTTTCCTCATTCCCATTCATCATCTACGAATGATCAATGATGGGATCGGGTATTTTACCTGTACTGCATTCCCACCGGCAACCAGACCCTGCTTAATTTGGACGAGAGGGTTTGTTTGGGATCGGAATGCGGTATGCAATATCCACGCATGTGTGGCTGAATTAGAACCATTCTCATTGGAATTAGAATTCTAGATACACGAGACTGCAAGTCACTTTCCGAGTGTGGGTTTTCGTACCTCGAGATACACGTAGCTTGTTTTTTGCTTTTCGAAAATTCGAAAAAGAAATTtagagttttttttttaaatccgAAAATAAATCTACGTGGAGACAATGCCATGTTCTACCAACGCGCGAAAATTCAACTCGAAATACCTTTATATTCAGGGCTGCACAAACATGTCAAAATCTGACAGCTTTTGAGCTTTTCAAATTTTTGTACTTTTCACTATCATAGATGCTAGATTTCGTCATTTTTGCGCAGCCCCAAATATATAAGGTATTTCGAGTTGAATTTTTGCACGCTGGTAGTAGAACACAACATTGGCTGCATCTACATTATTTTTTTCAGATatttttgaaactttaaaatgccctttttaattttttttaaacgaGCTACATGCAGCTCGGACTATATTTGTGGTTCCCGTTTTTTTTCCTACAAAAAGAAATACGCCAGGAAAACTAGTATCAGCACATTTGTCATCCATGACGCAGGCCACTGCTGTAATCTGTAGAACACCTGGCTGTTATAGCTGCTGTGATGCTGTCCCTTTAGGAAGCATGAACAACCGTATGATATGATCAGTTGATTACGAGTGCATGACCACTGGTCTGGGTCATATTCTCTAAAGTTGGAGTGCACGGATTTCCTTTCAGCCGCGTAGGTACGTAGAGCTCAGTCTTTGAACGCTGTACTTGACGGAGTCGTGTGCTCGTCGCTACTCTACACCGCGTGCCATCAAAGCCAACCATTGACTGTTTCATTCTGTGAACAGGACAAGGCACATAAAATCTCTTGTTATGCTAGATAATCCTTCTGAGATTAGTCGATCTTCTGTTATGTTCTTCTTCTACTGGTACAGTATACGTACCACGTTTTACTCGGAGTTGTCAGTCGTTTACCGCGACGGTGTAAACATCGAGTTCGGTCACTCCTTTTCTCGTACTGGCTGCTTGCTGCACTGAGACCGCCGTGATGACGGCAGTGCTTTGGCGCGTGCAATACCTCGGATGCGTTCCATCGTGCAATGCCGCCGCCACCCGCTTCGCTTGCACGGCCGTACGACGATGCGGCAACCTTCAGGCCAAAATCCGTCGGCGGAACGCACTTAACCGAGGGGGCCTGAAAGATAGACAATTCAACCGACATCGGCACAACCATAACCAGTGACCACGTGTTCCTCTTAGATCGTTTTTTTTTTTCCACAAAGTAATTAACTAGGTAGCTTTTGATGATGCTTTTCGATCGTGAGGCTGTTCTGACgcctttttttttgttgttgttgtgagGTTTGGCTACGGATTTCAGAACTCCTGCACGCGCAGTTCTTGGCGTCAGGTTAAACTATCCTTTTGTGTCCCTGTGGATTGATACCAAACACTAACCGAACTAGTATCCTTTTTTTTTTGGCCGAGTCAAAGTCCTCCACTCGAAGTCACTGAATGCCCTGGATTTCTTCCTGTAGTCTTATGTGGGCGGCTGGGTGCTGGATTGGATGCGATCTTGATTGATGCGTGCTAGCTTGGCTCGTGTAGCTATTTTCCAAAGTGGGCGCGTTTCTTGCTCTCTTCCATTCGATTCGTTCCCCCTGGGCGACATGGTCGTGAGCTGACGCAGACACGTTGCTATCTGATCTGATGTGTTGTTGTAGCTTGCCGGAAGGCACACGGCGACGCTATTGCTAGCTGCCGTGTGTGCCGTGAGAATCATTTCCGGGTCAACGGCACACGTACGTGCATACTTCCCTTACGAAATGTATGCGTGTACATTGTACAAGTGTTCTACTGCTACTTGCTTCAGATTTTTTGGTTGAGAGTTGACCAGTTTTTGGAAATGAGTTGAAGTATAGGTAATTTTGGCGAGAGAAATTTGCACTAGATGATTTTACCACCTTCTTGGATCGTGTAGAGAGGGCGTTGGCCAGGCCGACAGGCGACATTCTGTTTTCAGTGTATGCCAACCTCAGCTGATCTTGCTATAGTTAGTTAGTGACGTTTGCTTCTGCTACTTCAACTTCTGATCGTTGCATGCTGAAAAACCCAGTGATTTCGTCTTGGAAATCTGTACTGCACTACGTAGCTCTAATGTCGGTGCTAATTCTTTTTCTTGTGTTGAATTTTCAGCCGGCAGCAGCAGCGACAGCGGCAGGCAACTGCGCGCGGAGCTGACATGGCCGCGGCGGCACGAGGTGGTGGTGGGCGTGGCGCGCGGGCTGCTGTACCTGCACGAGGACGCGCACACGCCCATCATCCACCGCGACATCAAGGCCAGCAACATCCTCCTGGACGACCGGTGGGTGGCCAAGATCGCCGACTTCGGCATGGCGCGCCTCTACCCGGAGGCCGGCGACGGGCGCTCGCACGTGCAGACCCGGGTCGCCGGCACCAACGGCTACATGGCCCCCGAGTACCTCATGCACGGCCACCTCTCCGCCAAGGCCGACGTCTTCAGCTTCGGCGTCCTCGTCCTCGAGATCGTCTCCGGCCGCAAGAACTCGGCATTCATCCCGCCGCCCGACTCCGACGCCGACAACCTCCTCGACTACGCCTGGAAGCTCTACAAGAAGGGGCGGAGCATGGAGCTGCTGGACCCGTCCCtgaaggcggcggcggcagagCAGGACCAGGTGCTGCTGTGCATCCGCATCGGGCTGCTCTGCGTGCAGGCCGACCCGCGGCTGCGGCCGGACATGAAGCGCGTGGTCATCATCCTGTCCAAGAAGCAGAGCACGTTGGAGGAGCCGACGCGGCCTGGCGCGCCCGGGTCGCGGTACCGGAGGAGGGCACACGGCCTGCGCAGCTCGCAGTACTCGGACGGGTCGTCGTCCGGCACCACCCCCTCGACGTCCGTCGCGTCGACGTCGCaagcgtcggcttcggcttcgaaCGCGACAACGGCGACATCGAGCACACACACATTGCGGAGCCAGGGGCTCCCCTCGCACCGGGAAGGGAAAGAGTTGCCGCACAGCGGCTGAAGCTCACTGTACATACGCCCATTCTTTTATCTTTCTTGTTCGCTTTGGTGTCTGGTTTGAGATTGTAGATTAGGTAGCATTGTTGTTTTGCTAGTGCATAGGAGGGGTCTATTGGATTGTTTTAGGATACCGCTAGTACTTCGTAGCCGGAGTGAAACGATTAATGCAGCGACCCGAGCGATTACTCATTACTGGCAGTGATAGGAAATGTGCATAGTAAATGGAAGGCAATAGATTCTGTGTTTACGTATGTTTTCTCTTTCTTACTTACTCATCGAGTGATCTGAAATTGAAATTTTGTGCTTGGATCTCATAGATGTTGCACACAATGTGTGACGGCACATGTTTGCTCCGACAGTGATGACAAACACCAACAAAAAGAAATTAAACATGCAAACGCCCAGAATGCTTGCGCGCCCACCTCGTTTTGCCTCAGCTACCTTCCACTTTGTTATGACCCTCGTCCAGTCCAGAGTCCAGACTGGTCTCATGGGCTAACAGCGATGGGCCTGCGTCATGCAATCTCAAGAAGCGACACGTTACAAAAACACGGGAAGATGCAGCATTGAAGTCATCCAGTTGGGTCAATCTTATTATGTCCTCTGTTACTTCTGTGAATTATTGTATCTGGTTTAATTATGAAGAGACTGATTCTTTTTCTCCTGATGAAAGCTGATATGTCCAACTCAACAGCTCTCCGCAATGCTCTAGATTTACATTGTGCAAATTCATGCCAACTTGTTAGTGATGCGAAGTCAAGCATCTTTTTTAGCCCTAACACTTCCGGTCAGAGAAAAGGTTTGTGAGAAGTTAAATATTGTTACTGAATCCCTTAGTGACAAATACTTGGGTCTAATGTCGCTTGTGGGTGCTGACCGCATCAATTGCTTTAGACACCTGATCGAGAGGGTGTGCATGCTGATAAATGAATGGAATGAGAAATTACTTTCGACACGAGGAAATGAAATACTACTGAAGGCAGTGGCACAGGCTATCCCGGCCTATGCCATGTCAGTTTTCAGCTTACCAAAATAGATATGCAAAGAAATTTGTAATGCGATTGCCAGATTCTGGTGAGGCGATACGGCTTCTAGGAGGAAAATGCACTGATGGCCTGGTGGAAAATGAGTATGCCTAAATTTGAAGGAGGAATGGGATTTCGTGATTTGCATTGTTTCAATCAAGCTATGCTTACAAAGCAGTGTTGGCGTCTTCTAAGCGATCCTGATACTCTATGTGTGCAGGTCCTTAGAGCAAAGTAGTACCCTGATGGAGACCTTGTTAATGCAATGTTAAAGAAAAACAATCTTAGAACGTTTAAGAGAGGCTGTATTTGGAGGCCAGGAAATGGTGCAACTATCGACATTTGGTCGGACCAGTGGGTACCATCTAGTCCTACTCGGAAAATTCTAACACCGAGAGGAT encodes:
- the LOC127301327 gene encoding cysteine-rich receptor-like protein kinase 43, giving the protein MKPRDLLSRIRRPFSSSSSSAARRAAADARREEEDLEAIAAREQRAFRYDALLAATRGFSAKQKLGEGGFGPVYRGTLEDGREVAVKRLGAASRQGAREFRNEASLLSRVQHRNVVNLLGYCAHGADEKLLVYEYVPNESLDKILFSGTNAPPHRGGNKSHSGSSSDSGRQLRAELTWPRRHEVVVGVARGLLYLHEDAHTPIIHRDIKASNILLDDRWVAKIADFGMARLYPEAGDGRSHVQTRVAGTNGYMAPEYLMHGHLSAKADVFSFGVLVLEIVSGRKNSAFIPPPDSDADNLLDYAWKLYKKGRSMELLDPSLKAAAAEQDQVLLCIRIGLLCVQADPRLRPDMKRVVIILSKKQSTLEEPTRPGAPGSRYRRRAHGLRSSQYSDGSSSGTTPSTSVASTSQASASASNATTATSSTHTLRSQGLPSHREGKELPHSG